TTTTGGAGGACGCCGGGCATTGGATCGTCTTCGGCAAGGCCTGAGACGCCCGGCCTCCCGCGCAGCCGTCCCTCAACCACGGAGGCCCGTCCATGCGCCGCATCGGCTGTCTCGTCGTCCTTGTCCTGCTGTTGTCGTGCCAGGCGGTTTGCGCCAAATCCCTCCCCTTCGCCCTGGGACAGCCCGTTGCCGTCACGAAACTTTTGCCGCCGCCGCCCTTGCCGGGTTCGCCCGAGGAGCGGGGGGAACTGGCGGAACTGCTCGCCCTGCAAAACGCCCGCACTCCGGAGATGGTGGAACGGGTGCGAGCCGACGCCGAGCGTTCGGCCTTCCGCTTCGCCGACGTGCTGGGGCCGGGGTTCTCGCCGGAGAAGCTGCCCAAGGCCGCGGCCTTTCTCGATGGCCTCAAGCGGGCCGCCCAGGCCATGGACGGCGACGGCAAGGCGTTCTGGAACCGGGCCCGGCCGGTGGCTGCGGACCCGGCCGTCACCCCCTGCGTCAGGACGCCCGACAGCCCGTCCTACCCCAGCGGCCACGCCACCTACGGCACGTTGGTCGCCATCGTCCTGGCCAACATGGTGCCGGAGCGGCAGCGCGAGCTCTACGCCCGGGGCCAGGCCTACGGTTTCGCCCGCGAGGTGGCCGGGGTGCACTTCCCCAGCGACGTGGCCGCCGGGCGCATCGTCGGCACGCTGATCGCCGCCGCGCTTTTGGAGGATCCCTCCTTCATGGCCGCCTTTGCCGAGGCCAAGGCCGAGGTGCGCCGGGCGCTGGGGCTTCCCGAGCGGGAGTAAGCCCGGCCTTGGCCGTTCGCGCCGGCCCAGGGTCGCGATACGCTCCAAAAGGCGCGGCGTTGGCAACGGGAGCCGGCCGTTTCCGTCAGCGCCGGGCGCCGGCCCCTTTCCAGCGGGCCACGGCCTGGCGCACGGCCGCGACGGCCAGGCTGGCCAACCCCCGGGCATCGCGGGGAAAATCGCCCAGGGTGGCCTGGATGGCCTGCTCGTCCATGCCGGCGGCCTCGGCCAGATCCTTGCCGTGGGCCCAGTGGGCGGCCGTGGCCGCGGCGATGTTCGCGGCCGGGCAGCCCTCGGCGTCGAAATCCGTCTGCACGATGGTTTCGCCGTAGATGCCAAGCGCGATGGACACGGCGTTGCCGTGGGCGTCGCGGGCCGTGCCGATGGCCGTGGGGGCGGTGAGGCGCTGGGGGTGGCTGGCCTCGCACCACAGGCGGTAGGCCTTTTCGCCGAAGCGGGCGATGAGCGCGGCGCGTCGTTTGGGGTCGGCGGCGTCCTTGGCCGTCATGGGAGCGGAGAGTTCGAGGTCCGTGCGCATGGGGCGATCCTGGGGCTTGGGGCGATTGACGGATGATGTCCGAAAACGTCCTTCTCCACGCGGGGGCTAGCCGGCGTGCAGCCGGGGCCTGGCGTCGCGGGCCGGCCGGGTCTTGTCCGCCGGCCGGGCCGCGGGGCGGGTGACGGCCGAGGGCTTGCCGGTTATGGCGTCGCGGGAAAAATGGACATACCAGTCGCCGCGCGAGCCGGCCGTCACGGCCTCGGCCATCCCGGCCAGGGGCCGGGCCAGCCCGAAGGCCGCCCCCAGGCGCGAAAGCACGCCATGGACACGATCGGCCAGCACCACGGCGCAAAAAGCGAACAGGAATTCGGTAAAGGCCAGCCGGATATCCATGGCGTCCTCCAGGGGTGAAACGGTTAGGTGTCGGTCTCGGCGGCCACGGCGTCGGGGTCGCCCGGCCCGGCCTTGACCACGAGCACCGGACAGGAGGCCAGGGCCAGCACCCGCTCGGCCACGCTGCCGAGCAAAAGCCGGCGCAGGCCGCTTTTGCCGTAGGCCCCGAGCACCAGGCAGCCGGCCCCGATCTCGGCGGCGAACCCGGCGATGGCCCGGAAGGGCGGCCCTTCGAGCACCGTGGCCAGGGCGCTGACGTCCCTGGCCCGGGCCGCCTTGACCACGGCGTTTATGGCCACCAGCGCCCGGCGCTTGATGTCCTCGTAGATGCCGTAGATGAGGTTGCGGTCCACGGGCACGTCCACCACGGCCAGCACGTCGAGGCTGCCGGCATAGGCGGCGCACAGCCCGATGGCCCGGCCGGCGGCGGCCAGGCTCTGGCGCGAGCCGTCCACGGCCGCGACCACCCGGTGGAAGTCGAGTGTCGCGCCCTCGGGCACCACCAGCACGTCGCAGGGGCTGTAGCCGATGACCTTGGCCACGCTGCGCCCGAGCAGTACCCGTTCCATGTAGGCCCGCCGGGCGTCGCCGATGACCACCAGGCTTGCCTCCTCGGCCTCGGCCACGTCCACCAGGCGCTCGTGGGCCTCGCCGTTTTCCAGGATCTTTTTGAGCGGCAGCCCGGCCGCGGCCGCCGCCTCGCCGGCCGCCGCTAGGGCCTCTTCAAAGGGGCGGATCAGTTCCCGGCGCTCGTCCTCGCGGCCGATGCGCTCCATGCCGCCAAGCCCCGGGGCCACAGCCACGGCCACCAGCCGTCCTCGCAACGAACCGGCCAGGACCATGGCCTGCTCGAAGGCCCCCCGGGAGGCCGGGGAGCCGTCGAGCCCGACGACGATGGTTTTGGGGCGATGCGCGATCATGCCTGTCCCTGTGCCTTTTCGCTGCGGCAGGTGCGGCCTAGGCCTGGGTTTCCAGGCGGCGGGCCTTGAACATGGCGGCCAGGATGATGCCCGCGCCCACAAGCAGGGCCACGAGCATCACGCCGAAGCTCGTCTGGGACAGCACCGACACGGTGGTCTCGCCAAAGCTCGTGAGCGAGAGCTTGTCCAGGTACTTGGGCATGGCCAGGAAACGGCTTACGGCCACGATCAGCATGATGACGGCCATGACCATCTTGATCATGTATTCCTTGACGTAGGTGGTGCCGATGGCCCCGAGCTGCACGCCGAAAAGCGAGCCGCCGAGGATGATCAGCGTCAGGCGGATGTCGACCATGCCGTAGTAGGCCCAGATCAGCGTGCCGCCCAGGCCCATGACGAAGGCGATGACCAGCTCGGTTGCCGAGGCCACGATGCTCGTGACGCCGATGATGTACATGAGTCCCGGCACGCCGATGAAGCCGCCCACGGCGATGGTCGCGGCCAGCATGCCCGTGGCGATGGCCACGGGGATGAGAAACCACAGGGAGATGCGCACGTTCGCCCGCTTGAAGGTCAGCATGGGCCACAGTTCGATGGCTTGCAGGCGCTTGCACAGGTTGTTGGGCTTGCCTTCGGCGCCGCCGTCCTTGGCCAGGCGCAACGCGTCGCGCATGACGAAGCTGCCGACGGTTAAAAGCACGGTCACGAAGGCCAGGCTCACGTAGAGGTTGGAGCCGGCCTCGCCCCATTTCTCCAGGATCATGGTCTGGACCTGGATGCCGACCTGGACGCCGATCTCGGCGAACAGGCCCATGATCACGCCGAGCTTGATGTCCACCTGGCCGTAGCGGTAGCGCTTGATGGAGCCGACCAGGGCTTTCGGGAACTTGTGGCACATGTTGCTGGCCACGGCCACCGGGCCGGGAACGCCCAGGCTCATCATGCCCGGGGTCAGGACGAAGGCTCCGCCGGAGCCGATGAAGCCGCTCACCAGCCCGCCGATGAAGCCGACCAGGAACAGGAAAACGATGGAATACAGATTGAGGTCGATAAAGGAGATCATTTCGCCGGCGCCGTGCATGTCGATTCCTCCCGGAAAGTTGCTCGCGTGCGGACCGCGTCGTTCTAGGCGTTGATCTGGGCGGTGGCCCGGGTATCCTTGCGCTTGGTCGCCGCGGCCGTGGCCGTCTTGCTGGCGCCGGCGCTCTTGGAGGCCTCGATGCCCAACGCCGACCAGAAGGCGCCGGTGAAGCTGCCGTGGACGTAGGAGAACAGGAACACGGTCACGACCGGCACCACGGCGTAGAGGCCGCCCTTGGCCGACAGGTTGGTGATCAGCTCGGAGTGGGTGAAGACCGCGGCA
The sequence above is drawn from the Solidesulfovibrio sp. genome and encodes:
- a CDS encoding sulfite exporter TauE/SafE family protein: MHGAGEMISFIDLNLYSIVFLFLVGFIGGLVSGFIGSGGAFVLTPGMMSLGVPGPVAVASNMCHKFPKALVGSIKRYRYGQVDIKLGVIMGLFAEIGVQVGIQVQTMILEKWGEAGSNLYVSLAFVTVLLTVGSFVMRDALRLAKDGGAEGKPNNLCKRLQAIELWPMLTFKRANVRISLWFLIPVAIATGMLAATIAVGGFIGVPGLMYIIGVTSIVASATELVIAFVMGLGGTLIWAYYGMVDIRLTLIILGGSLFGVQLGAIGTTYVKEYMIKMVMAVIMLIVAVSRFLAMPKYLDKLSLTSFGETTVSVLSQTSFGVMLVALLVGAGIILAAMFKARRLETQA
- a CDS encoding iron-sulfur cluster assembly scaffold protein, with amino-acid sequence MRTDLELSAPMTAKDAADPKRRAALIARFGEKAYRLWCEASHPQRLTAPTAIGTARDAHGNAVSIALGIYGETIVQTDFDAEGCPAANIAAATAAHWAHGKDLAEAAGMDEQAIQATLGDFPRDARGLASLAVAAVRQAVARWKGAGARR
- a CDS encoding universal stress protein, whose protein sequence is MIAHRPKTIVVGLDGSPASRGAFEQAMVLAGSLRGRLVAVAVAPGLGGMERIGREDERRELIRPFEEALAAAGEAAAAAGLPLKKILENGEAHERLVDVAEAEEASLVVIGDARRAYMERVLLGRSVAKVIGYSPCDVLVVPEGATLDFHRVVAAVDGSRQSLAAAGRAIGLCAAYAGSLDVLAVVDVPVDRNLIYGIYEDIKRRALVAINAVVKAARARDVSALATVLEGPPFRAIAGFAAEIGAGCLVLGAYGKSGLRRLLLGSVAERVLALASCPVLVVKAGPGDPDAVAAETDT
- a CDS encoding phosphatase PAP2 family protein, whose translation is MRRIGCLVVLVLLLSCQAVCAKSLPFALGQPVAVTKLLPPPPLPGSPEERGELAELLALQNARTPEMVERVRADAERSAFRFADVLGPGFSPEKLPKAAAFLDGLKRAAQAMDGDGKAFWNRARPVAADPAVTPCVRTPDSPSYPSGHATYGTLVAIVLANMVPERQRELYARGQAYGFAREVAGVHFPSDVAAGRIVGTLIAAALLEDPSFMAAFAEAKAEVRRALGLPERE